Proteins encoded together in one Lathyrus oleraceus cultivar Zhongwan6 chromosome 5, CAAS_Psat_ZW6_1.0, whole genome shotgun sequence window:
- the LOC127086906 gene encoding early nodulin-like protein 2 — protein MVKMRSGFFLVMAMMFLISSLSSGYKFNVGGKDGWAVKPSAGYAKWGHSLRFQINDTLYFKYDKAYDSVLVVNEKDYDSCNTKNPIKKLEGGESIVNLDRSGGFYFISGNVENCGKGEKLTVVVLSPRQGPGHHGPATSPWVEPVHSPAPSWKAPAPEWKAPAPGYKAPSPSAPGWEAPSPGWTAPPPAWKAPSPSWTAPTPAWKSPAPGYKAPSPSWTAPAPAWKSPAPGYMAPAPSVPGWKAPSPNWKSPSPGWTAPAPGYKAPSPSAPGWKAPSPSWTAPSPGWTAPAPEWKAPSPTAPGWKAPTPSWTAPPPEWTAPAPNTPERNSPAPSPGSTAPTPSGPVSIPPSPEPSENAPAPSPRSSGSRNVGVSHGVIVAVALVLANLVF, from the exons ATGGTGAAAATGAGGTCTGGTTTTTTCTTGGTCATGGCAATGATGTTTCTCATTTCTTCATTGTCTTCTGGTTACAAATTTAACGTTGGTGGAAAAGATGGTTGGGCTGTGAAACCCTCTGCAGGCTATGCTAAATGGGGTCATTCACTAAGGTTTCAAATCAACGACACACTTT ATTTTAAGTATGATAAAGCATATGATTCAGTGTTGGTGGTGAATGAAAAAGACTATGATTCGTGCAACACTAAGAATCCGATCAAGAAGTTGGAAGGTGGAGAATCGATTGTTAATTTGGATAGATCCGGTGGTTTTTACTTCATCAGTGGAAACGTTGAGAATTGTGGAAAGGGTGAAAAGTTGACTGTTGTTGTTTTGTCTCCAAGACAAGGCCCCGGGCATCATGGTCCGGCAACATCACCATGGGTTGAACCAGTACACTCGCCTGCACCGTCGTGGAAAGCTCCGGCACCAGAATGGAAGGCTCCCGCACCCGGTTATAAGGCTCCATCACCAAGTGCACCTGGATGGGAGGCTCCATCACCCGGTTGGACAGCACCCCCACCAGCATGGAAAGCTCCGTCGCCCAGTTGGACGGCACCTACACCAGCATGGAAATCTCCCGCACCCGGTTATAAGGCTCCGTCACCCAGTTGGACAGCACCTGCACCAGCATGGAAATCTCCCGCACCCGGTTATATGGCTCCTGCACCAAGTGTGCCTGGATGGAAGGCTCCATCACCCAATTGGAAGTCTCCTTCACCAGGGTGGACTGCTCCAGCACCTGGTTATAAGGCTCCATCACCAAGTGCGCCCGGATGGAAGGCTCCGTCACCAAGTTGGACTGCTCCCTCACCTGGTTGGACTGCTCCTGCACCTGAATGGAAGGCCCCATCACCAACTGCACCCGGGTGGAAGGCTCCAACACCAAGTTGGACTGCTCCCCCACCCGAATGGACCGCTCCTGCACCAAATACACCTGAAAGGAATTCTCCAGCACCAAGCCCGGGTTCGACTGCTCCGACACCAAGTGGCCCCGTAAGTATTCCTCCCTCTCCGGAACCAAGCGAAAATGCTCCAGCACCATCCCCTCGATCGAGTGGTTCCAGAAATGTAGGCGTTTCTCATGGTGTCATTGTTGCTGTGGCTTTAGTCTTAGCCAACCTTGTTTTTTAG